A stretch of Dysidea avara chromosome 5, odDysAvar1.4, whole genome shotgun sequence DNA encodes these proteins:
- the LOC136255155 gene encoding uncharacterized protein: MLFEKANKCIYKYESPKGSSKGCKRLPEQVSRAHYQGSQGDKLSTSDLAGARVHNQPKDIREHTTSFRPPTLQPTGVRDHTFTEIIGRGQSIFCSGLPHSTPSSSWGESTSDPVNPERHTSNGRDHLSVQSDICRQNQPIQAELEGPNSGDLGNSDSDGRLSNTTHFYSQPTLPSIQPHLSPEDTAIMEEEIQSLLQKQAISQIPTAIKGFYSNMFIVPKKDGGQRPVINLKQLNRYVKSEHFKMEGLHTVKALLRKHDWMAKVDLKDAFFMVPVAPQFRQYLLFKLGKRIFQFNCLPFGLCTAPRVFTKILKPAVEMLRSLSIRLVIYMDDMLLMADSKQKLAEHIQSTLFLLKNLGFIVNSKKSILQPTQEIEFLGMIVSSLSMDLKLPGEKIRKIRQEARHLLQLKQPSAHLLSQFLGKLNATSPALQMAPLFCRSLQICLKQALTDNQQNYQAAVQLSPQALEDLQWWELHLSSWNGRSLIIQSTSLTITSDASLQGWGATCNGNRTKGPWSPHEQSLHINCLELLAATLAVQTFAKGKSGIFILLQIDNSTAVAYINRRGGTVSPKLSQLAKDLWLWCMERNILLHAQHLPGILNTIVDEESRTWSDRSEWKLSPILFQEINRLLGPLSTDLFASRLSSQLPVFVSWKPDPLAVATDAFTQDWNSLPGKLSSGASTGCTSMEGPTMVSHAPANAGQSTNPYPTVSRHNTASVSEQSTGYHPTISRVGYIRQQCESSHLSQTATDLVLSSWRDRSTKSYNSSFGKWASWCAGRNRNPFSGPISDVANFLAELFEQGYQHSSLNSYRSAISSTHEKVDGMPVGQHPTIVRVLKGAYNQRPPLPRYTFTWEVTKVTSYITALGDDESLSLKMLSFKLVVLLALTRPSRSNDLSNLSLKAMRVLPDGVQFNPACLSKQSKPSRPLKPFIFPSFSSDKRLCPKEALAAYITRTESFRGEGKDKLLLSYVKPHNPISSSSVARWIVSMLKLAGIDTDTFKSHSTRSASASAAASAGIATNQIMEAADWRSESVFERFYYKPTSSNQMGQAVLSTSSSDSLQTSR, translated from the exons ATGCTCTTTGAAAAAGCAAATAAATGTATTTACAAGTATGAAAGTCCAAAGGGTTCCTCAAAGGGTTGTAAACGACTCCCAGAGCAGGTGTCTAGGGCCCACTACCAGGGAAGCCAGGGTGATAAACTGTCCACTAGTGACCTTGCAGGTGCCAGAGTGCACAATCAACCAAAGGATATCAGAGAACATACCACAAGTTTCAGACCCCCCACCCTCCAACCAACTGGTGTCAGAGATCACACCTTTACAGAAATCATTGGCAGAGGCCAATCAATATTCTGTTCTGGGCTCCCCCATAGTACACCTTCCTCCAGCTGGGGAGAGTCCACCTCAGACCCAGTTAATCCAGAGAGGCATACTTCCAATGGCAGAGACCATTTGTCAGTCCAGTCAGACATTTGCAGGCAGAATCAGCCTATTCAAGCTGAACTGGAAGGCCCTAACTCAGGAGACTTGGGTAATTCAGACAGTGACGGAAGGCTATCAAATACCACTCATTTCTACTCCCAACCAACACTCCCCTCCATTCAGCCCCACTTGTCCCCAGAGGACACTGCAATAATGGAGGAAGAGATACAATCTCTCCTGCAGAAGCAGGCTATTTCCCAAATTCCGACTGCCATAAAGGGATTTTATTCGAACATGTTCATTGTCCCAAAGAAAGATGGGGGTCAGAGACCTGTCATCAATCTAAAGCAGTTGAACAGGTACGTGAAGTCAgagcacttcaagatggagggccTTCACACAGTCAAAGCCCTCCTGAGGAAACACGATTGGATGGCAAAAGTGGACCTGAAAGATGCATTTTTCATGGTTCCAGTAGCCCCTCAATTTCGGCAGTACCTCCTCTTCAAGTTGGGGAAGAGGATATTCCAGTTCAACTGTCTCCCTTTTGGCTTGTGCACAGCTCCGAGAGTATTCACGAAGATACTCAAACCAGCTGTGGAAATGCTCAGATCACTAAGCATTCGACTGGTAATCTACATGGACGACATGCTTCTGATGGCAGACTCCAAACAGAAGCTAGCAGAACATATCCAGTCGACATTATTCCTTCTCAAGAACCTGGGGTTCATCGTCAACAGCAAGAAGTCCATCTTGCAACCCACTCAGGAAATCGAGTTTCTTGGGATGATTGTAAGCTCCCTATCAATGGACCTAAAATTACCAGGAGAGAAAATCAGGAAAATCAGACAAGAGGCGCGACACTTGTTGCAGCTAAAGCAACCATCAGCCCATTTACTATCCCAGTTTCTAGGAAAGCTAAATGCCACCTCTCCAGCTCTACAAATGGCTCCCCTATTTTGTCGCTCACTCCAGATCTGCCTAAAACAAGCTCTGACAGACAATCAACAGAATTACCAAGCAGCAGTACAACTGTCTCCCCAGGCACTGGAGGATCTTCAGTGGTGGGAGCTCCACCTCTCCTCTTGGAATGGAAGAAGCCTGATCATCCAGTCAACTTCCTTGACAATAACATCGGATGCCTCTCTACAGGGCTGGGGGGCCACCTGCAATGGCAATCGGACCAAAGGACCATGGTCTCCACACGAGCAGTCCCTCCACATCAACTGCCTGGAGCTGCTAGCAGCCACCTTGGCAGTACAGACCTTTGCAAAAGGGAAATCAGGCATTTTCATCCTCCTACAAATCGACAACTCAACAGCAGTCGCCTATATCAACAGGAGGGGGGGAACAGTATCACCCAAGCTGTCCCAGCTAGCAAAGGACCTGTGGTTGTGGTGCATGGAGAGGAATATCCTCCTTCACGCCCAGCACCTACCAGGAATTTTGAACACGATCGTGGACGAGGAATCCAGAACTTGGTCAGACAGGTCAGAGTGGAAACTCTCTCCAATCCTATTCCAGGAAATCAATCGTCTTTTGGGACCTCTGTCTACAGATTTGTTTGCAAGCAGACTGTCATCTCAGCTTCCAGTATTTGTGAGCTGGAAACCAGATCCACTAGCAGTGGCCACAGATGCCTTTACTCAGGATTGGAACAGCCTTCCAGGGAAGCT GAGTTCAGGAGCTAGTACTGGTTGCACCAGTATGGAAGGCCCAACCATGGTATCCCATGCTCCTGCAAATGCTGGTCAGAGCACCAATCCTTATCCCACAGTCTCCAGACACAATACAGCCAGTGTGTCAGAACAATCTACCGGATATCATCCCACAATTAGCCGTGTGGGCTATATCCGCCAACAGTGTGAAAGCAGCCACCTTTCTCAAACAGCTACAGATCTTGTCCTCTCATCATGGAGGGACAGATCGACAAAGTCATACAATTCCTCATTTGGGAAATGGGCTAGCTGGTGTGCTGGACGGAATAGAAATCCATTTTCAGGACCTATAAGTGATGTAGCCAACTTCTTAGCAGAGCTATTTGAACAAGGCTACCAACACAGTTCACTAAATTCCTATCGATCAGCTATTTCTTCAACTCACGAAAAGGTTGATGGCATGCCAGTTGGACAACACCCCACGATTGTGAGAGTGCTCAAAGGAGCTTACAACCAGAGACCCCCTTTACCCAGATACACCTTTACCTGGGAAGTGACCAAAGTAACTTCCTATATTACTGCCTTAGGCGATGATGAGTCATTATCTTTGAAGATGTTGTCATTTAAACTAGTGGTACTACTGGCTTTAACAAGGCCTTCGAGGTCCAATGATTTGTCTAATCTTAGCTTGAAAGCTATGAGAGTGTTACCAGATGGTGTACAATTTAATCCAGCCTGCCTATCAAAGCAATCGAAACCATCTAGACCACTGAAGCCATTTATATTCCCATCCTTCTCTTCTGACAAGAGGCTATGCCCCAAAGAGGCACTAGCAGCCTATATAACAAGGACAGAGTCTTTCAGAGGTGAAGGGAAAGATAAGTTACTTCTCTCATATGTCAAACCTCATAATCCAATATCGTCATCTTCAGTGGCCAGATGGATAGTTTCCATGCTAAAATTAGCTGGAATAGATACTGACACCTTTAAGTCACACTCTACAAGAAGTGCTTCAGCTTCTGCAGCAGCATCAGCTGGGATTGCAACTAATCAAATAATGGAGGCTGCTGATTGGAGATCTGAATCTGTTTTTGAGCGATTTTATTACAAGCCAACTAGTAGCAACCAAATGGGACAAGCAGTGCTGTCCACATCTTCATCAGATTCTCTACAAACATCACGTTGA